The genomic segment GATGAAAGATGTGAGTGGCGCCATAAAGTGCCATCCACATCCGTTGCGGCGCCTCCCCACGGGCCGGCGCTCGCCCGGCTTCGTCAGAGGGCCCGGGGCGGGGGTCCTGGAGGGCGCGTCAGGCCACCCCGGCCCGCAGGGCATCGTGGATGTGGACGAGGCCGACGAGGTGGTTGTCGGCATCCGTCACCAGCAGCACGGTGCGCTTGTTGGCGTTCATGACGCCGAGCGCCTCGACCAGCAGGGTATCCGGCGCGGTGACCAGCGGGGAGCGGGTGGCGACCTCGCCGGCGGTGCGGGTCATCAGGCCGTCCATGTTGCGGCGGAGGTCGCCGTCGGTGATGACGCCGGTGAGGCGACCGTCGGCGACGACGGCGGCTACGCCGAAGCTTTTGTGGGTCATCTCGACCAGCGCCTCGCCCATGGGCGTGTCCTCGGCCACGACGGGCAGCTCGTCGCCCTTGTGCATCACCGCCGAGACCAGGAGGAGCTGTGCGCCCAAAGTGCCGCCGGGGTGGTAGGCGAGGTAGCTGTCCTTGTCGAAGCCTCGCAGGCGCATCAGGGCCACGGCGAGCGCGTCGCCCAGGGCCAGCGTGCAGGTCGTGGAGGTGGTGGGGGCCATGCCGATGGCGCAGGCCTCGGGCGCGTCGGGGAGGGGCAGGACATGGTCGGCCTGCCGGCCGAGCGTGCTGTCGGGGTTCTTGGTGATGGCGATCATCGGGATGGCGAAGCGGCGGGTGTGACCGATGATGTCGGCCAGTTCGCGGGTTTCGCCGGAATTGGAAATGAGGATCACCGCATCGGCGCTGGTGATCATGCCCATGTCGCCGTGGCTGGCCTCGCCGGGGTGCACATATTGCGCGGGCGTGCCGGTGCTGGCCATGGTGGCGGCGATCTTGGCGGCGATATGGCCCGACTTGCCCATGCCCGAGACGATCACCCGGCCGGGCACGTTCAGCAGCAGGTCGGCGACAATGTCGAAGCTTTCCGGCATCTCGTCGCGCAGGCGGGCGAGCGCCGCGCCCTCGATGTCGAGCACGTCGCGGGCGATATCGGTCGGGCGTTGCGAGGGGGTCATCTGGCCGGCTCCGGAACGTTGCGGGTTGCGCAGCCATAACCCGCTGTCGGGCCAAGGCCAAGCCCTGCCGGTTTTCGCGCTGGCATAGGCCGCGGCGCGGGACTAACGTCGCGCCCATGACCGGACCCGATGTACTCGACAGCCGCTACGCCTGGACGCGCCTTGCCATCTCGCTTCTGATTGCGACGGTGGGCAATGTCGGCATGTGGGCGATCATCGTGGTGATGCCGGCGGTGCAGGCCGAGTTCGGCGTCGACCGGGCGGATGCGTCGCTGCCCTATACGCTGACGATGGTGGGGTTCGCGCTGGGCAATTTCGCCGTCGGGCGGATCGTCGACCGCTGGGGAATCACCGCCGCGCTGGTGATGGCGGCGGCGATGATCGCGGCGGGGATGAGCCTGTCGGCGCTGAGCCCGTCGGTGACGCTTCTGGCCGCCGCGCAACTTCTGGTGGGCTTCGGGACGGCGGCGAGTTTCGGGCCGCTGATTGCCGATGTTTCGCTGTGGTTCCTGAAGCGGCGGGGGATCGCCGTGGCGATCACCGCGAGCGGGAATTACCTGTCGGGGGCGATCTGGCCGGTGATCCTGGCGGGCGTGCTGGCCGAGCAGGGCTGGCGGGCGGTGTACCTGGCGCTGGCGGTGATCACGGTGGCGGTGGTCATTCCGCTGTCGATGTTCCTGCGCCGTCGGGTGCCGCTGGAGGCGCGGGCGAAGGCCGACGCGGCGTCGGACCTGCGGGCCAAGGCGGCCGGGTTCCGGCCGATGACGCTGGCCGTGCTGCTGGGCGTGGCCGGGATCGGGTGCTGCGTGGCGATGTCGATGCCGCAGGTGCATATCGTGGCCTTCTGCGTCGACCTTGGCTATGGCCCGGCCGTGGGCGGGCAGATGCTGTCGCTGATGCTGCTGGGGGGCGTGGTCTCGCGGCTGATATCGGGGCTGGTGGCCGACAGGCTGGGCGGGGTGATGACGCTGCTGATCGGCTCGGCGCTGCAATGCCTGGCGCTGTTTCTCTACCTGCCGTCGGGGGGCATGACCTCGCTTTACATCGTGAGCCTTGTCTTCGGGCTGGCGCAGGGGGGGATCGTGCCGAGCTATGCGCTGGTGGTCCGGGAATACATGCCGAGCGCCGAGGCGGGCCGCTGGGTGGGGTTCGTGCTGATGTCGACGATCTTCGGCATGGCGCTGGGCGGCTGGATGTCGGGCTGGATCTATGACGTGACGGGGAGCTATTACATGGCGTTCGTCAACGGGATCGTGTGGAATTTCCTGAATATCGGGATCATGGTGATGATCCTGATGCGCACGCGGCCGCGGCGGCCGGAGGCCGTGGCGGCCTGACGGGGCGTGCTCGTCAGCCCTTGCGGGCTGCCTCGCCAGTTTCAGTCTTCGTGGACGATCCGGATGTGTTTCTCGCCGCGGGCCTCGGCCAGCGCCATCTGTTTCTGGCGTTCGCGGAAGCGGGCCTTGTCGTCGTCAGAGGTTTCCGCAAAGCACTGGTGGCAGGAGACGCCGTGTTCGTATTCGGGGCGGTCCCTGTCTTCGGGCAGGATCGGGCGGCGGCAGGCGAAGCAGAGCTCGTGCGGGCCTTCCTTGAGCCCGTGGCCGACCGAGACGCGGTTGTCGAAGACGAAGCACTCGCCTTGCCAGGTGCTTTCCGTCTCGGGCACCTCTTCGAGGTATTTCAGGATACCGCCCTTGAGGTGGTAGACATCCTCGACCCCCTGCCCCAGCAGGTAGTTGGTGGATTTCTCGCAGCGGATGCCGCCGGTGCAGAACATGGCGATGCGCTTGTTGTGGAAGCGGTGCTTGTTGGCCTCCCACCAGGCGGGGAAGTCGCGGAAGCTGTCGGTTTGCGGGTCGATGGCGTTTTGAAACGTGCCGATGGCGACCTCGTAGTCGTTGCGCGTGTCGATGACGGCGACGTCGGGCGACTGGATGAGTTCGTTCCAGTCCTGCGGCTCGACGTAATGGCCGACGCGGGCCTTGGGGTCGACATCCGGCTGGCCCATGGTGACGATTTCCTTCTTCAGCCGCACCTTGAGTCGGCGGAAGGGCTGGTGATCGCTGGTGCTTTCCTTCCAGTCGAGGCCGGCACAGCCGGGCAGGGCGCGGATATGGGCCAGCACCGCGTCGATGCCTGCGCGGGGGCCGGCGATGGTGCCGTTGATGCCCTCATGGGCCAGCAGGAGGGAGCCGGAGATCTTTTCCCGCTCGCACAGGGCCAGCAGCGGCGCCTGGATGGCGGCCGGGTCGTCGAAACGGGTGAAGTGGTAGAGGGCGGCGATGGTGTACATGGGCCGTTCCTCTAGCCCCTTGCCCGGGGTCGGGCAAGAGGCCGGAATGCCGCGTGTCAGCCGCGGATGCGGTTGGCGAGGCGCGAGAGGTTGTCGGCGATGAACTCTTTCGTGTTGTCGTGGGTGAGCTTGCCGTCGTTGATCTTGTCGGGGGAACTGCTGATCGAGATTTCGAAGCCCGGCACGATCTCGGTGTTGATGACCGAGAGCATCTTGCGCAGGTCGTATTGCGCGCAAAGCCCGCCGGTGCCGCTGGGCGACTGGGTGATGATCAGGGTGGGTTTGCCCGAGAAGGGGGAGTTCGGTTCCTTCGACATCCAGTCGATCGTGTTCTTCAGCACGCCCGAGGTGCCGCGGTTGTATTCCGGCGAGCAGATGACGACGCCGTCGGCCTCCTTGATCTTGGCGGCCAGCGTGCGGACCGGGTCGGGGGAGGTGTCGCCCGACTTGAGGTCTTCGTTGTAGAAGGGGATGTCGTCGATGGAGAGATGCTCGACGGCGACGCCTTCGGGCACGAGGTCGGCCAGGGATTGGGCGACCTTGGTGGAATAGCTTTCCTTGCGGAGCGAGCCGCTGATGACGGCGAAGATGAGGTCTTTTGCCATGGGTCTTTGTCCTTTGTCCGGTGTCGGTTTGGT from the Roseovarius indicus genome contains:
- a CDS encoding NADPH-dependent FMN reductase, which gives rise to MAKDLIFAVISGSLRKESYSTKVAQSLADLVPEGVAVEHLSIDDIPFYNEDLKSGDTSPDPVRTLAAKIKEADGVVICSPEYNRGTSGVLKNTIDWMSKEPNSPFSGKPTLIITQSPSGTGGLCAQYDLRKMLSVINTEIVPGFEISISSSPDKINDGKLTHDNTKEFIADNLSRLANRIRG
- a CDS encoding MFS transporter, which translates into the protein MTGPDVLDSRYAWTRLAISLLIATVGNVGMWAIIVVMPAVQAEFGVDRADASLPYTLTMVGFALGNFAVGRIVDRWGITAALVMAAAMIAAGMSLSALSPSVTLLAAAQLLVGFGTAASFGPLIADVSLWFLKRRGIAVAITASGNYLSGAIWPVILAGVLAEQGWRAVYLALAVITVAVVIPLSMFLRRRVPLEARAKADAASDLRAKAAGFRPMTLAVLLGVAGIGCCVAMSMPQVHIVAFCVDLGYGPAVGGQMLSLMLLGGVVSRLISGLVADRLGGVMTLLIGSALQCLALFLYLPSGGMTSLYIVSLVFGLAQGGIVPSYALVVREYMPSAEAGRWVGFVLMSTIFGMALGGWMSGWIYDVTGSYYMAFVNGIVWNFLNIGIMVMILMRTRPRRPEAVAA
- a CDS encoding KpsF/GutQ family sugar-phosphate isomerase, with protein sequence MTPSQRPTDIARDVLDIEGAALARLRDEMPESFDIVADLLLNVPGRVIVSGMGKSGHIAAKIAATMASTGTPAQYVHPGEASHGDMGMITSADAVILISNSGETRELADIIGHTRRFAIPMIAITKNPDSTLGRQADHVLPLPDAPEACAIGMAPTTSTTCTLALGDALAVALMRLRGFDKDSYLAYHPGGTLGAQLLLVSAVMHKGDELPVVAEDTPMGEALVEMTHKSFGVAAVVADGRLTGVITDGDLRRNMDGLMTRTAGEVATRSPLVTAPDTLLVEALGVMNANKRTVLLVTDADNHLVGLVHIHDALRAGVA
- a CDS encoding oxygen-dependent tRNA uridine(34) hydroxylase TrhO, translated to MYTIAALYHFTRFDDPAAIQAPLLALCEREKISGSLLLAHEGINGTIAGPRAGIDAVLAHIRALPGCAGLDWKESTSDHQPFRRLKVRLKKEIVTMGQPDVDPKARVGHYVEPQDWNELIQSPDVAVIDTRNDYEVAIGTFQNAIDPQTDSFRDFPAWWEANKHRFHNKRIAMFCTGGIRCEKSTNYLLGQGVEDVYHLKGGILKYLEEVPETESTWQGECFVFDNRVSVGHGLKEGPHELCFACRRPILPEDRDRPEYEHGVSCHQCFAETSDDDKARFRERQKQMALAEARGEKHIRIVHED